The Papaver somniferum cultivar HN1 unplaced genomic scaffold, ASM357369v1 unplaced-scaffold_107, whole genome shotgun sequence genome includes a region encoding these proteins:
- the LOC113327904 gene encoding aspartic proteinase nepenthesin-2-like produces MAMNPKGFTLRMIHKDSEESPFFNPLDHLITQDERFQTLIDQSRARARHIASKIDPDIDVPVVYDEGTFYYAAHVRIGTFPDIQPPFMNYYFLIDSGSDLTWLQCEGATQFFNQDSPLYPWNNSQSYIPAGCQDPSPGCDRCDGYGQCVYTLSYGSSQVTSGVIAKENFTFTGGHETIQLLMGCGLRQANFTMGDNGSKGKPDLIAGIIGLGRGPRSFVTQLGPRGGKFSYCFEKYSGGNTYLNFGADATIGGQVRTTPMVRTNFVTSYYYLNLVGISVGGDRVPIPSSEFEINQDDQTSGCIIDSGAPWTTMYRNIFDRVAQSVEDYFLSNNGMRRAGFTGSWVCFIPILGKEYTKPIIIFHFEQADYVVSETWFERQGNICLAMVSSDSNTPAVLLGAFQQVNKRILYDNMDMSLSFVDENC; encoded by the coding sequence ATGGCAATGAATCCCAAAGGCTTTACTTTGCGGATGATTCACAAAGACTCTGAAGAATCACCCTTTTTCAACCCTCTTGATCATTTGATCACACAAGATGAAAGATTTCAAACCCTCATCGACCAATCCAGAGCTCGAGCACGACACATTGCTTCAAAAATAGATCCTGATATTGATGTGCCGGTGGTTTACGATGAAGGAACATTTTACTACGCTGCACATGTACGTATAGGTACATTTCCTGATATACAGCCACCATTCATGAATTACTATTTCTTGATTGATTCAGGTAGTGATCTTACTTGGCTTCAATGCGAAGGTGCGACACAATTTTTCAATCAAGATTCGCCTCTTTATCCTTGGAATAATTCACAATCATATATTCCTGCTGGTTGCCAGGATCCTAGTCCTGGCTGCGATAGATGCGATGGCTACGGCCAATGTGTTTACACATTATCTTATGGGAGTTCTCAAGTTACATCTGGTGTTATTGCCAAAGAAAACTTCACTTTTACTGGAGGCCATGAAACTATTCAACTATTAATGGGCTGTGGTTTACGCCAAGCAAATTTTACCATGGGTGATAACGGAAGTAAAGGGAAACCTGATCTTATCGCAGGAATCATTGGTTTAGGAAGAGGTCCACGCTCTTTCGTAACCCAATTAGGTCCTCGTGGAGGTAAATTTTCCTACTGCTTTGAGAAATATAGCGGGGGAAACACATATTTAAATTTTGGTGCAGATGCCACGATTGGAGGCCAAGTTCGCACAACTCCCATGGTACGAACCAACTTTGTGACATCGTATTATTACTTGAATCTTGTGGGTATCAGCGTGGGTGGTGATAGAGTGCCAATTCCAAGTAGTGAATTTGAGATTAACCAAGATGATCAAACTAGCGGTTGCATCATAGATTCGGGGGCTCCATGGACGACCATGTATAGAAACATTTTTGATAGAGTTGCACAGTCTGTAGAGGATTATTTTCTGAGTAATAATGGTATGCGTCGTGCAGGGTTTACCGGAAGCTGGGTTTGTTTCATTCCTATACTTGGAAAAGAGTATACAAAACCCATCATAATATTTCATTTTGAACAGGCTGATTATGTTGTTTCAGAGACTTGGTTTGAGAGGCAAGGAAATATTTGTTTAGCAATGGTTAGTTCGGATTCTAATACGCCGGCTGTGCTTTTAGGAGCATTCCAACAGGTTAATAAGAGGATTTTGTATGATAATATGGATATGTCGCTCTCATTTGTAGATGAGAACTGCTGA